The nucleotide window GTATCGGTCAGATAACCGCTCCATAGGATCCTGGTAATTTCTTTCACGACTTTGGGAATACATGGATCGTTGATTTCCGCGATTCCGGTAATCATCCTCATCGTAATTCCGCATGTTTGACCGGGATTGGCTTCGATAATTGTCACGATCCCTGTTGCTTCGGTTATAGGAATTCTTCTGATCAGCCCCTTCATATTGAAAGGCGCGATCATGTGGAGGGAATTCTGTTGGGCTGAAACTGTCTCGTCGTGTCTGAAAGTCCTCGGCATTTTGATCCTGGTAATGACGTGACCGGTCATATCCGGAACGACTCATGCGAGACCGATCCGGATCGTAACGGTCGTAGCCTTCCCGATTCCCTTCAAATGTCGGTGTATCCTCATAATAACGATCGCGGTCGGCATAAAACCGATCCAAACTTTCATTCCATTTTGCTAATCTTTGTCTCTCCTGTTCCGTTAAATCCCAATGTTTTTGGACGTGGGCCCCGGCATTTTCTCCATCTTCCAGAATGGGAAGATTGCCTAATTGATTTTGAGTCACGTTCAACTTAAAGGATTTATTGCCGGACCCTTCCAAGGCCTGCCATGGAACGGAAATCAATTGGCCATCGGCTTTTCTCACGATGGCATAGGTCAGATCTCCATTACTATTCGTCATCACTCGATACACACTCCCGATTTCATGGCCATCGGACGATTTAACGGAATAATTGGCATCCTTGTCCGAAATGTCCAGGCCACCTAATTGGCCCGCTGGAAGGACAAAATACTCATCTCCCATTCTTCCGGCACTAAAATAATTATCATCATTTTGGCCCATCGAACGGACAAAGGTGGCAGTGCCATCTTCCTCCACTTTGGCCTTTACAAATTCCCCTTTTTCAAAATGACACTCGCCAAATGAAAATCCGGCTTTATTTGATCTCTCCTGTGTGCCGGATGACATTTGACTTGACCCCTGTCCGCTTGAACTTCCGAAGAGGCTATTACTCGAAGTCTTTCCAGTGCTTGACGAATCGTGACTCGAGGAGCTTTGACTCTTTGAACTCATACCTTGTGGACACAACCGATTGGTTTCGTCATTAATTCGAAATGTGATGCGTTCTCCATTACTCGCACGAAGGGTAATTTGGTCGCCGTTCTTTTTGGAGATTTCCCCCTGGATGATTTGTTCCATGGAGTGCGACCGTCCCGATTCCATGCGATCCGACCTGTCCCGTGACATGCCGGCTTCGGCCAATAACGGTAGCGTCAATAATGGAATGCCGGCAAGGATAACTGATCTGGCCATTTTGTTCCGCGTGAACATAATGTGCACCTCCTTTACACAGTTAAAGTTTGTACGTGGATTCTTCCACCAGGATAAATGATTTATGCACCGGTACAACTGGAGAAAACCCTGGTTTGGGATTTCCTTTTTTCAAGGGTTTATCTCAGTTAAGGCGGAAATGAGGAGCATGTTATATGCAGAAGAAGATTCTCATTTATTATCCATTTCGATTCAAAGAAGGAGGTTGTATGACTACCAAAATTCGGCAGGTTCTTTCCTCAAGTTCCCTTGTCGGAACCACCGTTCAAAATATGAGAAGGGAAGACCTGGGAGAAATTAAAGATCTCATGATCGATCTCTCAGGAGGGCGCATTGCCTATGCGGTGTTATCGTTTGGGGGATTTTTAGGAATGGGAGATAAACTGTTTGCGATTCCCTGGGAGGCATTCCAGGTCGTACAAGAGGAGGAGGTATTGTTATTAAACGTGGCAAAAGAAAAGTTAGAACAGGCTCCCGGTTTTGATAAAGACAATTGGCCGGACATGGCTGATGTGACATGGGGAAAAACCATTCATGCTTATTATGGGTATGATCCCTATTGGGATTAAACCGATGGGAAGAAATTTCCTAACACAGATTTGAATGTGAAGGAATGCTGATCATCAAGAACCCGCCATCCCGGCGGGTTCTTGCTGAGGATTCCACTCCTTTTTGAGAGGCGTCTCTTTCCCCACTAAGCCTAATCTTTCCCCCCATTCCTGGTCGAATCCACAAATTCTTCGGTTGAGTGATCTAACGCCCGGCCTGCCCGGCCCTTTCCTTTATGGATAAACAAGAGGTTGTGTCCTTCTAACGAATGGCTGGATGAAGGTATAGATAACTCATAGTTGACAGGGCGTTGATGATCCGATAGTTGCAATTTTGGATTATAGACACTGTTAAATTTCCATAACATTTTGACAAAATTGGTCTGTCCGCGAAGAAGGAGGCCGGCGGCAATTCGCATGGTGCCTTTTAGCGCACTCCAGCCGAGATGTTTGAGGTTGAGAATTCGTTGGGTTTTGACCAGCTCTTCATAAAATTCCGGCAACGGTAAGCGGGTGGGAAGCACCGAATGTTGGATGTCGTATAGCCGATAATCCCGCGTCTGAACTCTCCGAGATTCCTGGTGCCATGTTTCCGTGCCGGGATAGGGCGTATTGACACTAATATTGACAACCTCCGGGACCTCCAAGCACCATTGACGCACGGTTTCAAATCGATCCTTATCCCAGGTGGGGTCGGCAATGATGTTAATTGCCACGATGATGCCCAAGGAGCGGGCAAATTCCAGGGCTTCAAAATTTTTACCAAGTGAGATGCGTTTTCGATGTTGAAGCAATCCTTCCTGATCTATGGCCTCCAGCCCTATAAACATATATTTCATTCCCAGCTTTTTCCACAGGCGAAAGACTTCCTTATTCCTCAACAAGACATCACCACGGGTTTCCAGATAATAGGACTTTTTGATACCCCGGCGTGCGATTGCCTCACCAATGGCCATGCCATGCTCTGCCTGGATAAAGGCCACATCATCCACCAAAAACACTCCAGGTTCACGAATACCCGTTAGATCCTCCACGACCACCTCAGGACTAACCGGACGATAACTTCGTCCATAAAATGTCCAGGCACTACAAAATGAACAATCCCAGGGGCACCCGCGAGTTAATTCAATAGATGCGCATGGATCCAGTACACCAAGAAAATATTTGTTCCGGTGACGAAGTAAATTCCTGGCCGGCCTCACCTCATCCAGAGACTTGACGAATTCGGGAGGCGGTCCCTCAGCTTCGCCTGTGACCACACCGGGAATCCGGTGCACATTTGAGCGATCATGTTGGATGGCGTTGAGGAGCGGCCCGATTACCGGCTCGCCCTCCCCTTTGACAATGGCATCGATAGCTCCCTCCGCATGCTCTAGAACCTCCCTGGCGACAAAGGAAAGGCTGTGTCCCCCGGCCACGATAAAAATTTTTGCAAACGAGGCCTTGGTCATCTTTGCGAGGTCGATGATTTCGGGAACATTCGGCAAATAATTACATGAGAGGGCAACGACATCGGGACACCATTCCTTCAACATCCTGAAATAGTCCTGTGGTTGCTCCACCTGCAAGTCGATGAGTCGCACGTCATGACCGGCCTGCCTGGCTGCTCCCGCCACCAGTTCCAATCCTAAGGGCTCCAAACGCAGAAAAATTTTGGTATACATCAACGGACCGGGATGCACGGCGAGAATTTTCAAGACGAACCTCCTTTACATATTACTAATAGACCGGCTTTCGATTCTTTCTCCAGGATTGCCAAAGCTCAGCCAGGGTTTTGCAGAGTATATGCCATTGTTTCCATCAGTTATGGTGTAGTCAGACAATCACCTATACACAGGAGGCGTGGCTACTTATGGTCGATACGAGTATTAAAAAAGTTCAATCGGATCATTCTCCCAGGGGTGCCATGGGTCAGAAATATTTGGCTACGGGCGTCGGATTAGCCATGCGATTATGGGAGCAATTGCCTGTCGGGCAAACACAGGAATCTTCATCCAGGGATTATGAAACCATCGGATATGTCATTCACGGTCGTGCTGAGCTTCAGCTGGAAGGCCAAACAATTTTGCTGAATGCGGGAGACTGTTGGGTGATACCCAAAGGCGCGAGTCACAGCTATACCATTCTTGAAACATTTACTGCCGTCGAAGCGACTCACCCCCCAGCCCATGTACATGGCCTGGATGAAGTCCCCCGCTGATCTATTATGGATTGACTGGGGGAAGCTGATGCTCTGGCGCATGTTCTACCTTCTGGAAGATTTGTAAGGCCTCAGGCATTTCTTCTTGAAGACGTGTAATTCTCGTCTCATGGCTGGGATGGGTGGAAAGAAATTCAGAGGGCGCTCCCTCACTTCCCTGTTGCATGCGTTGCCACACCCGAACCGCTTCCTGTGGATCATAGCCAGCCCTGGCTGCCAGAATGAGTCCAATGGAATCGGCTTCGGATTCATGCGTCCGACTGTAGGGGAGGAGGATGCCGACTTTGGTTCCAAGGCCTAGGGCAGCCATCGTGGCCTGCCCGACAACAGGGCCGGCACCACTCGCCCCAAGGCCCACCGCGGCAGCGGATAGCCCGGCTTGAGCCAGCACCTCCTGACTCATACGCTCCGAACCATGACGCGCGAGGGCATGGACGACTTCGTGCCCAAGAATGGCCGCCAGTCCGGCATCGGTTTTCGCAACGGGGAAGATGCCTGTATACACGGCAATCTTCCCGCCTGGCAGGGCAAATGCATTTTTGGTCTGGTCATCTTTGATTACGGTGACTTCCCACTTGAAGGCCTTGGCATCTTCCGCAAATTTGGATTCTTTTGCCGCTTGAATGATCCTTTCCGCCACACGTTTCACGGCTCCAATTTCCTCAGGGGATTGAGATTGTTGGACCTTGGGATCGGAAAGAATTTGTTGGAAGGCTTGTTCACCCATTTCTGTGGCCTGAGATTGAGGGACCACGACAAGTTGGGATCGATCGGTATACGGAACGGTTTGGCAACCCATCGCCATGCTCATCAACATCAATAATGAACAAAAATGTCTAACAAGATGAAGAGGGGGAAGCATGGGTTGGATGTGCATGGATTTACTCTCCGTTTCGTGCTAAGGCAGCAAAACACATAAAAGAAATCATGAAGGAACCGGATGGGAGAATGCAAAAGACAAGTGACTCTTTGAAGGGAAACAAAATGTCTATAGGGCAGACATTAATTCTTTTTTTCTGAAATGCCGGGTTCAGAATAAAGGGAGGATGGGATTGAATGTGGAAAGAAGAGAATACCATACAAATGAGGACGAGGGTACTTCAATTCATTTAAATATGAGCGAATCAGCGTTGATTAGGAATAACTTCCTCCGGGTTGTCCAGGTTAGGCCGGACTGTGGATGCCGCTTCAGCGGCCAATCAACCCGAAGGCTGTTTCCAGGTTTTTCAGGGAATAGGGTTTTACCAGAGCGGGGGTTGCCCAGGGGGGGAGAGGCATGGGCAATCATCGTCCGATCAAAATGAGTTGTTGTGAAAAGATGGGAATAGTTGAGATAACATGGGTCTTTCCAGGGTGTGGGTGAATTGAAAGGCATTTATTTCCGGCATCCGGAAATCACAAAGCACCAGATCAATGCGTGAGGAGCGCAATATGCAAAGACCTTCATGACCACCAGTCACCTCCTGACACACATGTCCTCACGAGGGTAATCTGGGGATTAAATTTTCCGATGGTTCGGATTGTTCTTCCTGACTTAAACCCTCCTTCTCCGGGCGTTGCCTCGAGTTCTCACGATAGAATTTCATAGCCTCTTTTATCATTAGCACTTCTTCATGTTCATGTGAATGACCATGAATAACACAACGGGAGGAATTTTGGACTTCGTCCTCAAGTAGTTGACGGTTGTATACGACATGTTCTTCTCATTAGCCTTTCTGATATTTGGGATTGGCACTCGTGGGTAAACCTTATACATTTGGTTTTTTCTGATTGCCGATTTGTCCATTGGTCGGTTTGCGGCTTTCATGCTAGTGATAACGGAGAATACGGCAATTGAGAATCTGGATGAAGGATTCAGCTTTTCATGTTGGCCTCTCAACAGTTTTTCAATTGAACATTACATTCACTTTTTCAGGAGGTGTGTTATGAAAAGATTTTTAACTGTATGGATGGCCACCGCGTTCATTCTGGGTATGACGTCCATGGGAATGGCCGGTCAGGGCATGAAGGCCGGTTCAGCTGAGGAAAATGTCCCTGACAACATTCAACGAAGCACCCCGTCCGCTGAGCCCTCACTCGACAGTGGAAGTGGTCCGGGGAGCCGATCGGATCAATTAACGGAAATGGGAGACGTGGGTTCTCAGAATCCCAGCGGAACAAGTAAATCCGACCAGGCCGCCAGAGATTTGGAAAAAAGGAATAAGAAAGCTCCAATTTCCAGTCAGAGTTCATCACAAAAAAGTCACTGATGCACTGAGTGGAATGGCAAAGTGTCGGGTGTCATGAGTTGGCCGTCAATCCGGCAATCAAATTGACGGCCAACTCCTCCGTCACCTCCTTCGTGATGACTCATTTCGTTGATGTAGGTTCGATGTCCGTAGAGCTGGAGTCAAAGGTTGTCCGGACTGGGTTAAACGGTTGCCGACTTATCAATAAGAAGAGGAAATGACATGTTACGAGATCTCAATAAAACTCAAAACTGCGTATTACAGGGTACTGATGGGATAATCGGTACGGTGGCGGATGTCTATGCAAATGATCAGACATGGAAAATACATTATCTGGCA belongs to Nitrospiraceae bacterium and includes:
- a CDS encoding PRC-barrel domain-containing protein, which produces MTTKIRQVLSSSSLVGTTVQNMRREDLGEIKDLMIDLSGGRIAYAVLSFGGFLGMGDKLFAIPWEAFQVVQEEEVLLLNVAKEKLEQAPGFDKDNWPDMADVTWGKTIHAYYGYDPYWD
- the hpnR gene encoding hopanoid C-3 methylase HpnR codes for the protein MKILAVHPGPLMYTKIFLRLEPLGLELVAGAARQAGHDVRLIDLQVEQPQDYFRMLKEWCPDVVALSCNYLPNVPEIIDLAKMTKASFAKIFIVAGGHSLSFVAREVLEHAEGAIDAIVKGEGEPVIGPLLNAIQHDRSNVHRIPGVVTGEAEGPPPEFVKSLDEVRPARNLLRHRNKYFLGVLDPCASIELTRGCPWDCSFCSAWTFYGRSYRPVSPEVVVEDLTGIREPGVFLVDDVAFIQAEHGMAIGEAIARRGIKKSYYLETRGDVLLRNKEVFRLWKKLGMKYMFIGLEAIDQEGLLQHRKRISLGKNFEALEFARSLGIIVAINIIADPTWDKDRFETVRQWCLEVPEVVNISVNTPYPGTETWHQESRRVQTRDYRLYDIQHSVLPTRLPLPEFYEELVKTQRILNLKHLGWSALKGTMRIAAGLLLRGQTNFVKMLWKFNSVYNPKLQLSDHQRPVNYELSIPSSSHSLEGHNLLFIHKGKGRAGRALDHSTEEFVDSTRNGGKD
- a CDS encoding cupin domain-containing protein; this translates as MVDTSIKKVQSDHSPRGAMGQKYLATGVGLAMRLWEQLPVGQTQESSSRDYETIGYVIHGRAELQLEGQTILLNAGDCWVIPKGASHSYTILETFTAVEATHPPAHVHGLDEVPR
- a CDS encoding M48 family metallopeptidase codes for the protein MLPPLHLVRHFCSLLMLMSMAMGCQTVPYTDRSQLVVVPQSQATEMGEQAFQQILSDPKVQQSQSPEEIGAVKRVAERIIQAAKESKFAEDAKAFKWEVTVIKDDQTKNAFALPGGKIAVYTGIFPVAKTDAGLAAILGHEVVHALARHGSERMSQEVLAQAGLSAAAVGLGASGAGPVVGQATMAALGLGTKVGILLPYSRTHESEADSIGLILAARAGYDPQEAVRVWQRMQQGSEGAPSEFLSTHPSHETRITRLQEEMPEALQIFQKVEHAPEHQLPPVNP